The genomic interval ATAATAAATTTTTTAAGTAACCCTTTTTTCAATGACATTTATAAGCCCATTATGATTTCATTTTCAAAAATGCTGGGAAGCGGTGGAATTATTCACAATATCTTGATTGGTGAATTGATCAATGGAGACATTGATTTCGGTCAATCATTTGGTATTCTTACTACTGGTCTATATGTAGAATTTGCCCAGGTTCTGCCTTATGTGCTTGCCTTTTATTTTGTATTAAGCTTTTTAGAAGACTCTGGCTACTTACCAAGACTTGCCGTTTTGGTTGACAAATTTCTCCATTTCTTTGGGCTCCATGGCATGGCTATCATCCCGATGCTTTTAGGGTTGGGCTGTAATGTACCAGGGATGTTGAGCACAAGAATACTTGAAACAAAGAGAGAAAGATTTATTGCGGCAATCTTAATGGCAATCTGTGTCCCCTGTATGGCATTGACAGCAATGATATTTGGACTGGTGGGTAAGTTTGGAGCACGGGGTCTTTTCCCGGTTTTTGGGACTCTATTTATTGTATTTATAATCGGAGGGATTTTATTAAAACTTATCTTCAAGGGTGAAAGCCCCGAGATCTTCACTGAAATCCCGTCCTACCGCATACCTTATTTCCCAGCGTTAATAAAAAAACTCTGGATGCGTGTAAAATGGTTTATTCTTGAGGCAACTCCTTTTGTTCTGTTGGGTGTATTTATTGCAAATGTATTCTATTCTCTCGGCATCTTCAATCTTCTTGCAAAAATAATCGGTCCGGTTGTAGTCCATATTCTCTCCCTGCCTGCAGAGGCAACGATTGCTTTGCTTTTAGGATTTTTAAGAAAAGATATTGCCGTCGGTATGCTCGTACCCCTAAATCTTACATTAAAACAACTTATTATTGCGAGCACAGTCCTGTCAATGTATTTTCCATGTGTAGCAACATTTTCGGTGTTTATAAAAGAATTTGGAATTATTGATACACTAAAGGCAACAGGAATAATGCTTCTTACTGCTTTTGGAGTTGGAGCAATATTAAATCTAATCCTTTAGTTATCCATTTACTCTAAAAAGCAATTTAGGATTTTTCACAACCCATAGTTTATACAACCGAGGTTGTCCAAATTGTAATTGCTCAATTTATTGAGCAAGAAAATATAAGTTATAGTAAAGGGAAATCGAAAATCATTATTAAAGATTAAGACCCTTCACAATGAAAAAAGCAAAATTTTTCAAAAAAGTAATCAGTCAGGTAAAATACTCGATAAACCAAACAATTTAAATTTAAACTTTTGCCGACTTACAATTTCAAAAATGTGTAAAAAACATAATATACAAAACCTTGATTTTACATTCAATTTGTATACAATTACATAATTATATTATTTGATAATTATTTAAATATCAAAATTGAAAAGGAGTAGAATATGCAAAACACTCAAGCAAAACCTATGAAAGAAATTATGTACCGAGAATCTCGTATTGCCAAAGCATTAGGTGAACCAGCCAAATATTCTATAATCAACTTCTTAGTCAGCAATGGTCCTGCAAATGTTACAGAAATTGCAAAAGCAGTACATAGACATATTGCTACAGTTTCCTTTCATCTAGCGAAACTGAAAGCCCTTGAAATCGTCAGATTTGAAGAAAAATCAGATGGTACCTACTACTGGATAAAGTATCCCAAGGAAATTAGAAATATTCTTAAAGCATTAAACGCATTTGTTAAAAGAACATTAAAGCGAGTCTATGAAGATATTTGATTTTGACATTCTTATAATTATATAATTATAAAAATAAACAATTGTATAATGTACTTGTAGACTTAGAGTGTTTGGATAGGATGTATGACCATTATGACAGGTTTGGTGAATATTTTAGGTGACCTTAAGAATTTTCTTAAGTGCCCTTAGCGTAGATAATAGATTAAAACTTTTAATAAAGGAACTTGATTTGTCTTACTATTTTATTATAATATTTACGATGAAGGATAAGCGGACTTTTTACCAAATCGTGGAAACCAAACTTGGGAATTTTACCATTATCTGGTGTGAACAAGGGACTAAGATAAAGATCGCAGAAATTATCCTGCCTAAGTTTTCCATAAAATATTTAAAGAAAAAGTATCGTGGAATTTCGCCGGGAAGGCACAAAAAAATAGAAAGAATTGCAACAAAAATTAAGGAATACATTTCTGGTAAGAAAACAAGTTTTACATTAAACATCCTTGATTTAAAACGCTTGAAGAATTTTCAAAGAAAAGTATTATCTTTAACCAGCAAAATTCAAAGAGGCAAAGTTGAGTCTTATGGTTCCATTGCAAAGAAATTGGGAATCCCTAAAGGAGCAAGGGCAGTTGGACAGGCACTTGCACATAATCCTTTTCCCATTATAATACCCTGTCATAGGGTTATAAAATCAGACGGTTCAATCGGTGGCTTTGGCGGTAATGTTAATTTAAAGAGAAAATTATTAAAAATTGAAGGAGTCGGCATAAAATGAAATTTGTTTATTCCCCAAAATACTGTGTTGATTTAAAGGGCCATATCTTCCCTACCGAAAAGTATCGATTAATTTATGAAACTCTAAAAAAAGAAGGAATTATTACCGATAACAACCTTTTTGAACCAGAAATTCCAGAACCAGAAGATTTAAAGAAAAT from candidate division WOR-3 bacterium carries:
- a CDS encoding fused ferrous iron transport protein A/B, producing the protein MAVVNLTMMKSGEKGKVVEITGGKGLINRLESLGIIPGAEITKISEQIMHGPVVVKIGNTQVAIGYGMARKVMVNVEHKIKKILLVGNPNVGKSVIFSRLTGVDVIASNYPGTTVDYCRGCTGYGDKRIEVIDVPGTYSLEPTTPAEEVAVQMLNKAIEEGESIIVNVVDATNLERNLNLTLQLLKKNVPMIIALNLWDEAKHTGIEINVKKLEEILGVSVIPTVAVTGEGIRELVNRLDEAKKSNFDYKDEDRWHTVGQIISQVQVIKHRHHTFLERIGDLTINPWSGLPIAIILLFLIFQLIRIIGEGIINFLSNPFFNDIYKPIMISFSKMLGSGGIIHNILIGELINGDIDFGQSFGILTTGLYVEFAQVLPYVLAFYFVLSFLEDSGYLPRLAVLVDKFLHFFGLHGMAIIPMLLGLGCNVPGMLSTRILETKRERFIAAILMAICVPCMALTAMIFGLVGKFGARGLFPVFGTLFIVFIIGGILLKLIFKGESPEIFTEIPSYRIPYFPALIKKLWMRVKWFILEATPFVLLGVFIANVFYSLGIFNLLAKIIGPVVVHILSLPAEATIALLLGFLRKDIAVGMLVPLNLTLKQLIIASTVLSMYFPCVATFSVFIKEFGIIDTLKATGIMLLTAFGVGAILNLIL
- a CDS encoding helix-turn-helix transcriptional regulator; translation: MQNTQAKPMKEIMYRESRIAKALGEPAKYSIINFLVSNGPANVTEIAKAVHRHIATVSFHLAKLKALEIVRFEEKSDGTYYWIKYPKEIRNILKALNAFVKRTLKRVYEDI
- a CDS encoding MGMT family protein, with product MKDKRTFYQIVETKLGNFTIIWCEQGTKIKIAEIILPKFSIKYLKKKYRGISPGRHKKIERIATKIKEYISGKKTSFTLNILDLKRLKNFQRKVLSLTSKIQRGKVESYGSIAKKLGIPKGARAVGQALAHNPFPIIIPCHRVIKSDGSIGGFGGNVNLKRKLLKIEGVGIK